A window of Cyclopterus lumpus isolate fCycLum1 chromosome 14, fCycLum1.pri, whole genome shotgun sequence contains these coding sequences:
- the stk10 gene encoding serine/threonine-protein kinase 10 isoform X4 codes for MIEFCPGGAVDAIMLELDRGLTEPQIKVVCREMLEALDYLHRMKIIHRDLKAGNILLMLDGDIKLADFGVSAKNSKTLQRRDSFIGTPYWMAPEVVMCETMKDAPYDYKADVWSLGITLIELAQIEPPHHELNPMRVLLKIAKSEPPTLEQPHKWSQEFKDFLKKALDKNPETRPTVGQLAEHPFVKSVTSNRPLRELVAEAKAEVMEEIEDNREEGEEDDNMELTVSPGKEPCQTSQTSLEGEQSVDTPSPTMTSPTTPIPLLKKEAKADPPTEEQPGPILVVPVPLLRQNLPVNVPEELDDKLADEVILESESEASTKTSSSDSGIEDGKSTPTSEEKVTVETPETEQPSSLQPEASEEHVDIIIDSTDPELPTTQVAEEESKGVANWGLPTPDPSPTTATPAPSFAPSPMQRQPSESDGSPTKGTPKRTPTGGNAEGVSPYVTGGIIKKRSSYSGSMVSESTDMSIHKETISLSARDFSSKTLKRTRKFVIDGVEVSVTTSKIIRDDEKKDEEMRFLRRQELRELRFLQKEEQRAQAGLNAKLETQREQMQRRIDQEMNTKKKHYDVEQENLEKHQKQTIEKMESDHHVKLKEETRRIKVEQERDRHRFHDQMKLKKKEVKLSVDKLPRNQRKESLKLKMNSFQDNKTKDEEAFLAAQKNLLDKTLIRIISDNKKEIAVMEKGCLDKKHQLIREREATIWDLEKKNLYERHQLMKQQLKDQYFLQRHQLLKKHEKEQEQMQCYNQRMIELLKARQQQEKSRQPKIQRGEAKTRMAMFKKSLRINSTGSNSEDREKVKQFSLQEERRQKAERLHQQQKHDNQMREMIGQCDANIRELQQLQNEKCHLLVENETQRLKHLDEQHNQLLKDWRDQLKPRKMALEDELKMKKKEQKAFFRMSQSSESPSSPNKLSKFVPYQDSSTT; via the exons CTGATTTTGGCGTATCGGCGAAAAACTCCAAAACCTTACAGAGAAGAGATTCTTTCATTGGAACGCCATACTG GATGGCCCCAGAGGTGGTAATGTGTGAGACAATGAAGGACGCCCCATACGACTACAAGGCTGATGTCTGGTCTCTAGGAATCACTCTGATTGAGCTCGCCCAGATCGAGCCCCCGCACCATGAGCTCAACCCCATGAGGGTGCTGTTGAAGATCGCCAAGTCGGAGCCTCCCACCCTGGAGCAGCCGCACAAATG GTCACAGGAGTTTAAGGATTTCCTGAAGAAAGCTTTGGACAAAAACCCAGAGACTCGTCCGACTGTAGGACAACTCGCGGAG CACCCTTTTGTGAAATCGGTGACATCTAACCGTCCGCTGCGGGAGCTGGTGGCCGAGGCCAAGGCTGAAGTCATGGAGGAAATAGAGGACAatagggaggaaggagaggaggacgacAACATGGAGCTCACTGTG TCTCCAGGAAAGGAACCGTGCCAGACCAGTCAGACCAGTTTGGAAGGAGAGCAGTCTGTGGACACCCCAAGCCCCACCATGACCTCCCCGACCACTCCAATACCGCTGCTTAAGAAGGAGGCCAAGGCAGATCCACCAACTGAGGAGCAGCCAGGCCCCATCTTGGTGGTCCCTGTCCCCCTTCTGCGGCAGAACCTCCCCGTGAACGTTCCAGAAGAGTTGGATGACAAACTGGCCGACGAAGTCATTCTTGAGTCTGAGAGCGAGGCCTCAACCAAGACCTCCAGCTCAGATTCGGGAATTGAGGATGGGAAGAGCACCCCCACATCGGAGGAAAAG GTTACTGTGGAGACCCCCGAGACGGAACAGCCCTCATCTCTCCAGCCGGAGGCATCTGAGGAACATGTTGACATCATCATAGACTCAACAGACCCAGAGCTGCCCACGACCCAGGTGGCcgaggaggagagcaaaggtGTGGCTAACTGGGGGTTACCAACTCCAGACCCGAGTCCCACTACAGCCACTCCCGCTCCCTCCTTTGCTCCGTCCCCGATGCAGAGGCAGCCTTCTGAGTCAGATGGTAGCCCAACCAAGGGTACCCCAAAGCGGACACCGACGGGAGGAAACGCAGAGGGTGTGTCGCCTTATGTCACTGGAGGGATTATAAAAAAGCGGTCCTCTTATTCAGGCAGCATGGTGTCGGAGAGCACGGACATGTCCATCCACAAGGAGACCATCTCACTGTCAGCGAGG GACTTCTCAAGTAAGACTCTGAAACGAACCAGGAAGTTTGTTATTGACGGCGTGGAGGTGAGCGTGACCACCTCCAAGATCATCAGGGATGACGAGAagaaagatgaggagatgagatTCCTGAG ACGTCAAGAACTGCGTGAGCTCCGTTTTCTGCAGAAGGAGGAGCAACGTGCTCAGGCCGGTCTCAATGCCAAACTGGAGACGCAGAGAGAACAAATGCAGAGACGCATTGACCAGGAGATGAAT ACCAAGAAGAAGCACTACGATGTGGAGCAGGAGAACCTGGAGAAGCACCAGAAGCAGACCATTGAGAAGATGGAGAGTGACCACCACGTTAAACTCAAGGAGGAGACCAGACGTATCAAAGTAGAACAGGAGCGCGACCGCCACAGGTTTCACGATCAGATGAAACTAAAGAAAAAGGAG GTCAAACTATCGGTTGATAAGCTGCCCAGGAATCAGCGTAAAGAATCCTTGAAACTGAAGATGAATTCCTTCCAAGATAACAAGACAAAAGAT GAGGAAGCATTCTTGGCAGCTCAGAAGAACCTCCTGGACAAAACGTTGATAAGAATCATCTCCGACAACAAGAAAGAGATTGCAGTAATGGAGAAGGGATGCCTTGACAAGAAACACCAGCTAATCAGAG AGCGTGAAGCAACAATATGggacctggagaagaagaaccTTTACGAGAGACACCAGTTAATGAAGCAGCAGCTTAAAGACCAGTACTTCCTCCAGAGGCATCAGCTTCTCAAAAAACACGAGAAG GAACAAGAACAGATGCAGTGCTACAATCAGCGAATGATTGAGCTCCTGAAAGCTcggcagcagcaggagaagagCCGGCAGCCGAAGATCCAGCGTGGCGAGGCGAAGACCCGCATGGCCATGTTCAAGAAAAGCCTCCGCATCAACTCAACGGGCAGCAACTCGGAGGACCGAGAGAAAGTCAAACAG TTttctctgcaggaggagagacggcAGAAGGCAGAGAGGCTCCATCAGCAGCAGAAGCACGACAAccagatgagagagatgatcGGCCAGTGCGACGCCAACAtcagagagctgcagcagctACAG AATGAGAAATGTCACCTGTTGGTTGAGAATGAGACTCAGAGACTCAAGCACTTGGATGAACAACACAACCAGCTGCTGAAGGACTGGAGGGATCAGCTGAAACCCAGAAAGATG GCCCTTGAAGATGAGctaaagatgaagaaaaaggagCAGAAGGCTTTCTTTCGGATGAGTCAGAGTTCCGAAAGCCCAAGTTCTCCCAACAAACTCTCCAAGTTTGTGCCCTACCAAGACTCGTCCACAACATAA
- the sh3pxd2b gene encoding SH3 and PX domain-containing protein 2B isoform X2, whose translation MPRRTVQEVLVQDVQKRRNPNKHYVYIIKVSWSDGSTENIYRRYSKFFDLQMELLDKFPVEGGQKDPKRRIIPFLPGKILFRRSHIRDVAMKRLRPINEYCRALIQLPVYISQCEEVRVFFETRPEDINPPKEEPIGKKKSGDSTSADPLFLDQYVAVTDYEKQESSEVSLHVGQVVEVIEKNESGWWFVSSDDAQGWVPATCLEAQDDPDDFSLPGEEEEKYSVVYPYSARDQDEIDLERGMVVEVIQKNLEGWWKIRYQGREGWAPASYLKKTDIQGQKQSAGAAAHASTNDLDGFSKQNQQNNAAKENRDNSQKENRLSFFSDNKKVGARHRPPPRRDLTIPRGTNLPKPPIPPQVEEEFYTIADFQTTIPDGISFQAGVKVEVIEKNNGGWWYIQIDDKEGWAPATFIDKYKKTSNALRPNFLAPLPNEMEKLRLEDGGPSNVSGTDDSWSKPLPDEPNTAPDSCARPKLRDWKSSANKAPPTIPGSLPPAPAAPPAAPPVEEKPALPPRRESINKSFEFEVSEKPRPDHSKPLPPKPPAPGVIMPLVTPKAAPFKLDKPPEAKKEDKSKALHLRNEMGLECGHKISAKEVKKFNLKPVPKQPPKPKSEAQEEKPEAAGPAVFMKPKPVLRPKPVPAAKPDPPAENKLDITNLRSKLRPPKPADPSSASAEVNHQNDTSAAVNSSHPSAPPSSPPIHIPTLNNGKHWDEPKLPPKHMNGHSQESSPPPTKPAVPPHKEPPQRPPTMAPRRPPPPKKTDSSSPTELKPPLALKDILEMSKGPPALLSRPRPSKPKGFVQAPTNKEKEEPKMNKVPVPPKPQLKSEKPGPPKDKLPPLLMEHSKEDLYLAVADFEGDDQTSSFKVGTVFEVMEKNSSGWWFCKNVGLEVESWIPSNYLSKKP comes from the exons ATGGAATTGCTGGACAAATTCCCAGTGGAAGGAGGCCAGAAAGACCCTAAGCGCAGGATCATTCCTTTCCTACCAG GGAAGATCCTGTTTAGGAGGAGCCATATCAGAGATGTGGCTATGAAAAGGCTGAGGCCCATCAACGAGTACTGCAGG GCCCTCATCCAGCTGCCGGTCTACATCTCCCAGTGCGAGGAAGTCCGAGTGTTTTTTGAGACCAGACCTGAAGACATCAACCCACCCAAGGA AGAACCCATTGGAAAGAAGAAGTCAG GAGATTCCACCTCAGCAGACCCTCTCTTCCTCGACCAGTACGTGGCGGTGACCGACTACGAGAAGCAGGAGAGCTCCGAGGTCAGCCTGCATGTGGGTCAGGTGGTGGAGGTCATTGAGAAAAATGAATCTG GGTGGTGGTTTGTTAGCTCAGACGATGCCCAGGGCTGGGTCCCTGCCACCTGCCTCGAGGCTCAGGATGACCCCGATGACTTTAGTCTCCCAGGGGAAGAAG AAGAGAAGTATTCAGTGGTTTACCCGTACTCGGCCAGGGACCAGGATGAGATCGACCTTGAGAGAGGCATGGTTGTAGAGGTGATTCAGAAGAACCTGGAGGGCTGGTGGAAGATCAG GTACCAGGGCCGTGAGGGCTGGGCCCCAGCCTCCTACTTGAAGAAGACTGACATCCAGGGCCAGAAGCAGTCAGCAGGCGCTGCTGCTCATGCCAGTACCAATGATCTAGACGGGTTCTCTAAACAGAACCAGCAGAACAATGCAGCCAAAGAGAACCGAGACAACAGCCAAAAAGAGAACAgactctcctttttttctgacaACAAAA AAGTGGGAGCAAGACACAGACCTCCTCCACGCAGAGATCTTACCATT CCACGTGGGACGAACCTCCCCAAGCCGCCAATTCCTCCTCAAGTTGAGGAGGAGTTCTACACCATAGCAGACTTCCAGACCACCATCCCCGACGGTATTAGCTTCCAAGCCGGAGTCAAAGTTGAG GTGATTGAGAAGAATAATGGCGGTTGGTGGTACATCCAAATAGATGACAAAGAGGGCTGGGCCCCTGCCACCTTTATTGACAAGTACAAGAAGACCAGTAATGCCCTGCGACCTAATTTCCTCGCCCCTCTGCCCAATGAGATGGAGAAGCTGAGACTGGAAGATGGTGGCCCTTCAAATGTTTCAGGGACAGATGACAGCTGGTCAAAACCTTTACCGGATGAGCCAAACACAGCCCCTGACTCCTGTGCCCGGCCTAAGCTGAGAGATTGGAAGTCCAGTGCCAACAAGGCCCCCCCTACAATCCCTGGGTCTCTacctccagctccagcagccCCACCAGCAGCCCCTCCAGTCGAGGAGAAACCAGCTCTTCCACCTCGAAGGGAGTCCATTAATAAGAGCTTTGAATTTGAGGTATCTGAGAAACCAAGGCCTGATCATTCCAAACCGTTGCCTCCCAAACCCCCAGCTCCAGGGGTCATCATGCCGCTGGTTACACCCAAAGCGGCCCCCTTCAAACTGGACAAACCACCGGAGGCCAAGAAAGAAGATAAGAGCAAAGCTCTTCACCTTCGGAACGAGATGGGTCTTGAATGTGGCCACAAGATCTCTGCCAAAGAGGTGAAGAAGTTTAATCTGAAACCCGTACCTAAACAGCCCCCAAAACCCAAATCGGAAGCGCAGGAGGAGAAACCCGAGGCAGCTGGCCCAGCAGTGTTTATGAAGCCAAAGCCGGTGCTCCGACCTAAACCTGTCCCAGCTGCCAAGCCAGATCCTCCGGCAGAGAACAAACTAGACATCACCAACCTGAGAAGCAAGCTGAGGCCGCCAAAACCTGCGGATCCAAGCTCCGCGTCAGCTGAGGTGAACCATCAGAATGACACGTCAGCAGCAGTGAATAGTTCCCACCCCAGTGCACCCCCGAGCTCTCCCCCCATCCATATCCCTACTCTCAACAATGGTAAGCACTGGGATGAGCCAAAACTGCCCCCAAAACACATGAATGGTCATAGCCAGGAGAGCTCACCACCTCCCACAAAACCAGCAGTGCCTCCCCACAAAGAACCCCCACAGAGACCCCCCACCATGGCTCCAAGGAGACCTCCGCCGCCAAAGAAGACCGACTCATCCAGCCCGACGGAGTTGAAACCTCCGCTTGCTCTAAAAGATATCCTGGAAATGTCCAAGGGCCCACCAGCCCTACTCAGCAGACCCCGTCCCTCTAAACCCAAAGGGTTTGTTCAGGCACCtacaaacaaagagaaagaggagccCAAAATGAACAAGGTCCCAGTTCCTCCCAAGCCCCAGTTGAAGAGTGAGAAGCCCGGCCCGCCCAAGGACAAGCTCCCACCTTTACTCATGGAGCACAGTAAGGAGGATCTGTATTTAGCTGTGGCGGACTTTGAAGGGGATGACCAGACATCCAGCTTCAAGGTGGGCACGGTGTTTGAGGTGATGGAGAAAAACAGCAGTGGCTGGTGGTTCTGTAAGAATGTAGGACTAGAAGTTGAGAGCTGGATCCCCTCAAATTACCTGAGCAAGAAACCGTAG
- the sh3pxd2b gene encoding SH3 and PX domain-containing protein 2B isoform X1 — protein MPRRTVQEVLVQDVQKRRNPNKHYVYIIKVSWSDGSTENIYRRYSKFFDLQMELLDKFPVEGGQKDPKRRIIPFLPGKILFRRSHIRDVAMKRLRPINEYCRALIQLPVYISQCEEVRVFFETRPEDINPPKEEPIGKKKSGVVERATAFLKRGDSTSADPLFLDQYVAVTDYEKQESSEVSLHVGQVVEVIEKNESGWWFVSSDDAQGWVPATCLEAQDDPDDFSLPGEEEEKYSVVYPYSARDQDEIDLERGMVVEVIQKNLEGWWKIRYQGREGWAPASYLKKTDIQGQKQSAGAAAHASTNDLDGFSKQNQQNNAAKENRDNSQKENRLSFFSDNKKVGARHRPPPRRDLTIPRGTNLPKPPIPPQVEEEFYTIADFQTTIPDGISFQAGVKVEVIEKNNGGWWYIQIDDKEGWAPATFIDKYKKTSNALRPNFLAPLPNEMEKLRLEDGGPSNVSGTDDSWSKPLPDEPNTAPDSCARPKLRDWKSSANKAPPTIPGSLPPAPAAPPAAPPVEEKPALPPRRESINKSFEFEVSEKPRPDHSKPLPPKPPAPGVIMPLVTPKAAPFKLDKPPEAKKEDKSKALHLRNEMGLECGHKISAKEVKKFNLKPVPKQPPKPKSEAQEEKPEAAGPAVFMKPKPVLRPKPVPAAKPDPPAENKLDITNLRSKLRPPKPADPSSASAEVNHQNDTSAAVNSSHPSAPPSSPPIHIPTLNNGKHWDEPKLPPKHMNGHSQESSPPPTKPAVPPHKEPPQRPPTMAPRRPPPPKKTDSSSPTELKPPLALKDILEMSKGPPALLSRPRPSKPKGFVQAPTNKEKEEPKMNKVPVPPKPQLKSEKPGPPKDKLPPLLMEHSKEDLYLAVADFEGDDQTSSFKVGTVFEVMEKNSSGWWFCKNVGLEVESWIPSNYLSKKP, from the exons ATGGAATTGCTGGACAAATTCCCAGTGGAAGGAGGCCAGAAAGACCCTAAGCGCAGGATCATTCCTTTCCTACCAG GGAAGATCCTGTTTAGGAGGAGCCATATCAGAGATGTGGCTATGAAAAGGCTGAGGCCCATCAACGAGTACTGCAGG GCCCTCATCCAGCTGCCGGTCTACATCTCCCAGTGCGAGGAAGTCCGAGTGTTTTTTGAGACCAGACCTGAAGACATCAACCCACCCAAGGA AGAACCCATTGGAAAGAAGAAGTCAG GGGTTGTGGAGAGAGCGACTGCTTTCCTAAAGCGAG GAGATTCCACCTCAGCAGACCCTCTCTTCCTCGACCAGTACGTGGCGGTGACCGACTACGAGAAGCAGGAGAGCTCCGAGGTCAGCCTGCATGTGGGTCAGGTGGTGGAGGTCATTGAGAAAAATGAATCTG GGTGGTGGTTTGTTAGCTCAGACGATGCCCAGGGCTGGGTCCCTGCCACCTGCCTCGAGGCTCAGGATGACCCCGATGACTTTAGTCTCCCAGGGGAAGAAG AAGAGAAGTATTCAGTGGTTTACCCGTACTCGGCCAGGGACCAGGATGAGATCGACCTTGAGAGAGGCATGGTTGTAGAGGTGATTCAGAAGAACCTGGAGGGCTGGTGGAAGATCAG GTACCAGGGCCGTGAGGGCTGGGCCCCAGCCTCCTACTTGAAGAAGACTGACATCCAGGGCCAGAAGCAGTCAGCAGGCGCTGCTGCTCATGCCAGTACCAATGATCTAGACGGGTTCTCTAAACAGAACCAGCAGAACAATGCAGCCAAAGAGAACCGAGACAACAGCCAAAAAGAGAACAgactctcctttttttctgacaACAAAA AAGTGGGAGCAAGACACAGACCTCCTCCACGCAGAGATCTTACCATT CCACGTGGGACGAACCTCCCCAAGCCGCCAATTCCTCCTCAAGTTGAGGAGGAGTTCTACACCATAGCAGACTTCCAGACCACCATCCCCGACGGTATTAGCTTCCAAGCCGGAGTCAAAGTTGAG GTGATTGAGAAGAATAATGGCGGTTGGTGGTACATCCAAATAGATGACAAAGAGGGCTGGGCCCCTGCCACCTTTATTGACAAGTACAAGAAGACCAGTAATGCCCTGCGACCTAATTTCCTCGCCCCTCTGCCCAATGAGATGGAGAAGCTGAGACTGGAAGATGGTGGCCCTTCAAATGTTTCAGGGACAGATGACAGCTGGTCAAAACCTTTACCGGATGAGCCAAACACAGCCCCTGACTCCTGTGCCCGGCCTAAGCTGAGAGATTGGAAGTCCAGTGCCAACAAGGCCCCCCCTACAATCCCTGGGTCTCTacctccagctccagcagccCCACCAGCAGCCCCTCCAGTCGAGGAGAAACCAGCTCTTCCACCTCGAAGGGAGTCCATTAATAAGAGCTTTGAATTTGAGGTATCTGAGAAACCAAGGCCTGATCATTCCAAACCGTTGCCTCCCAAACCCCCAGCTCCAGGGGTCATCATGCCGCTGGTTACACCCAAAGCGGCCCCCTTCAAACTGGACAAACCACCGGAGGCCAAGAAAGAAGATAAGAGCAAAGCTCTTCACCTTCGGAACGAGATGGGTCTTGAATGTGGCCACAAGATCTCTGCCAAAGAGGTGAAGAAGTTTAATCTGAAACCCGTACCTAAACAGCCCCCAAAACCCAAATCGGAAGCGCAGGAGGAGAAACCCGAGGCAGCTGGCCCAGCAGTGTTTATGAAGCCAAAGCCGGTGCTCCGACCTAAACCTGTCCCAGCTGCCAAGCCAGATCCTCCGGCAGAGAACAAACTAGACATCACCAACCTGAGAAGCAAGCTGAGGCCGCCAAAACCTGCGGATCCAAGCTCCGCGTCAGCTGAGGTGAACCATCAGAATGACACGTCAGCAGCAGTGAATAGTTCCCACCCCAGTGCACCCCCGAGCTCTCCCCCCATCCATATCCCTACTCTCAACAATGGTAAGCACTGGGATGAGCCAAAACTGCCCCCAAAACACATGAATGGTCATAGCCAGGAGAGCTCACCACCTCCCACAAAACCAGCAGTGCCTCCCCACAAAGAACCCCCACAGAGACCCCCCACCATGGCTCCAAGGAGACCTCCGCCGCCAAAGAAGACCGACTCATCCAGCCCGACGGAGTTGAAACCTCCGCTTGCTCTAAAAGATATCCTGGAAATGTCCAAGGGCCCACCAGCCCTACTCAGCAGACCCCGTCCCTCTAAACCCAAAGGGTTTGTTCAGGCACCtacaaacaaagagaaagaggagccCAAAATGAACAAGGTCCCAGTTCCTCCCAAGCCCCAGTTGAAGAGTGAGAAGCCCGGCCCGCCCAAGGACAAGCTCCCACCTTTACTCATGGAGCACAGTAAGGAGGATCTGTATTTAGCTGTGGCGGACTTTGAAGGGGATGACCAGACATCCAGCTTCAAGGTGGGCACGGTGTTTGAGGTGATGGAGAAAAACAGCAGTGGCTGGTGGTTCTGTAAGAATGTAGGACTAGAAGTTGAGAGCTGGATCCCCTCAAATTACCTGAGCAAGAAACCGTAG